The window ATCATAACAGAATCTTACACTATGAACAAACAGCGTAAAATGTTTTGACTATGGGAAGATATTAATAAAATTATTACAATAGGTTAGCGACTACTCAACCATCAAGGATCGTTTTGCCGAGTTCAGGAGGTCTGACCTATCAATCCGGCAAGAGCCACCCGCGGCATCACTGATTTAACATGAGAATTCCTGCGTAATTCCGCAATCAAGGGCTGCGGATTTTCAATGAACACCTTTTCCCGATCCGAGATTCCAAACTTGTAGAAGCCGGCATAATGGATACTGAGATGTCCATCGCTCTCATTAATGAGCGAACCCGCCCATTGCGAAGCCATTCCGGCATTAAAACCGTTCGTAAATACCATCATGGCAATTCCAACTATAATCGCAATCAGCGTCACAACAGTCCGCCGCCGGTTGCGTATCAGGTTATTCCATGCAATTTGCAAAAATATCATAGTTTTCTACCCCCTTATTGCCATACATATATGAACATTAGTCAGTATTCCATATATTACTATACTATATAGTTATTAGTTAAAAAAACCCGCTTATACCATCCCCATTCACCCAATTCACCCCATTCAGAATGACGCCGTCAAGAATATGGACGATTCGCCGGGCGCGTGACACGATGGACGCATCATGCGTTGCGAACACTAAGGTGACACGCTGTTCCTCATTCAACTTCTGCATCAGGTCAATGATGGCTTTACCGGTTTCCGAATCGAGGTTAGCGGTCGGTTCATCGGATAAGATGATGCTCGGATTAGTCACCAATGCCCGCGCTATTGCGACACGCTGTCGCTGTCCGCCGCTCAGTTCCTCAGTCTTATGCCGCGCCCTGTCTTCTAATCCGACACTCTTCAGAGTGGCCATCACCCGTTCCATACGTTCCTGCTTTGGTGTTTTCATTAATAAGAGCGGAAATTCCACATTACTAAAGACACTCAACACCGGTATCAGATTGAATGACTGGAAGATAAACCCGATATGTACGCGGCGCAAGCGGGCTAACTGTTTATCTCTCAGCTTTGTAACCGGCGTATCCTGAATCCACACCTCCCCGGAAGTCGGACGATCCAGTGCCCCCAGAATGTGCAAGGTTGTGGATTTGCCGCTGCCGGACGGCCCGATTAATGCGACAAACTCACCCTGTTCAATCTTCAGAGAAACACCACGTAAGGCATTCACAGTGGTTTTCCCCAATTTATACTCTTTTGTAACTGATGTAATTTGTATGCTCATAATTTTCCCCCTCCAAGATTACTCAACAAAAGTTGGTCTCTGTTTGGCAATTTGATTCTTTCAAAAATCTCTCCGGCGGGGTAAGAAAACACCCGCCTATCCATATCTATGAGGATAGGCGGGACATTCTTGTCCCGCTGATTTTCATGTCCCTTTGTGAACCATGGCTCATGTCGGTTCATCCGAAAATCAACCCCATCCCCACCCTACCCTACCCCTCCCCTTGAAGGGGAGGGAATCAACATAGCCCCCTCTCCCTCAGGGAGAGGGTTAGGGTGAGGGTGGGGTTTTCATTTCCCTTTGTGAACCCTCGGTTCATGGGAGTTCATCTGTACACCGAACGGATGCCTGCCAAGGTCTGAGGTGTTACTATACTCAACAATTACCTCTTCAATCCAGTCTCTAAGGGTCGAGAGAACCATACGGTACTGTTTAGCGAGCATCCTGCCGGCAAAGAACACCTCAGCGGCTTTCATATCCTGTTCATGCTGCACAATCCAGGCGCGGGCTTGATTGATCTGCTTCTCGAGATTATGCAACATCAGCAACCCCGCCTGTTTGTCCACCTTATCAAGATTGACCAGGAACATGTTGAAATCAAGATAAAAATCATTCAAATTGCCCGAATAATACTCCATGAGTTTCAGAAAATATGCCCGGCCAGCCTCTGTAACAGAGTATATCTTCTTCTCCGGCATCTCTCCGTCTTTTACCGATTCTGCCGTTATATACGTTTCTTTATAAAGCACTTTCAGGTTCTTATACACTGTAGGCGCACTGATTTTTAATAGCTTCCTCATGATCCATGAATCCACTATCTGCGCCATGTCATAGGCGCTCATTGGTTTATCCAGTAACAACCCCAGAATAATCAGGTTCACTGTTGACATGCTTTCCATAATCAATACCTCTTTCTCAATGGTTAATTATATTGTATACTGCTATACTATATAGCACTTAATTACATTCGTCAAGTATTTTTTTATGTGGTTTATGTACTTATATAAGGCAGCAATATAATATGCTCTGGGATTAAGCATATCTGTATTGCATCAACTGATGATATTTGGAGACGTTGCAACACTGTATCACGTAGAGATATTTTCACTTCTGACCCGGCATTTTCATCAGAATATCTCCTTAGCTCACCCCCACCCTGACCCTCCCCCCTCAAGGGGGAGGGAATATTCAGCGTTGTAACCAGATTGTGCATATTCTTTCCGCTGTAAACAGCAAGAAGGCTCGCATGGAAAAGGTTCTGGCCTTTCGCCTTCTTCTCCCCTTTTATAATGTGTACATCCTCCGGCCTTATTCCCCAAAAGATGTCTACGCCTTCCTTTACCCATGTATCACGAAAAGTCCTGCGGGCGATAATTGTCTGCTTTTCATCTATCCAGTAGATGACTACCCTGTCCTCTTTAACCTCAACTATCCGTCCCCTGAACAGGTTTGAGACACCAAGAAACCGTGCGACACTCACATCCCTCGGATGGTACAAAACCTCTTTCCGCTTCCCAGTCTGCTTTATCCTTCCGTCTATCAGAATTGAAAACACATCACTCAGAAAGAATGCCTCTTCAAAATTATGCGTCACAAGAAGCGCTGTAAACTGAAATTCACGGTGAAGTTCTTTAAAAAGATAACAGGTCTCTTCTCTTATTGAAGGGTCAAGCGCAGATGTAGGCTCATCCAGCAAAATAAGCTTCGGCTGGATGGCTAATGCCCTTGCAAGGGCTACCCGCTGTCTCTCTCCGCCTGAAAGCCGGGAAGGGAAACGTCCGGTCAGGTGTTTAATATTAAGGCGCTCAATTATCCGGTCAATATAATTTCTTAATTCAGAGGTAATGTATTTATTCACTACCTTTAATCCATATAGAATATTTTCTTCCACAGACAGGTGGGGGAAAAGGGATGTATCCTGAGGGACATAAGCAAATGCCCGCTTTTCAGGGGGATATTCTGTTATGTCCTGTTTATCAATCAGGATGTTCCCGCTATGAGGATTATACAGACCTGCTATTGTCTCAAGTATGAGTGTTTTTCCTGCACCGCTTGGGCCTATCAGTGCATGTATCTCTCCGGGCCGGACTGTTAAGCTTATAGCATCCGCCATAAAGTCCTTAACATGTATAGTAAGCTCTTTAAGTTCAATCACGATTCATAAGCCCTTATCCCAAGAAGACGTATTAAAGTCAGCACACCCATACCAAACGCAAGAAGAATTATAATAAGTACGATAGTACCGCTTATGTCAGCACTCGCAAGCCGCATGAATATGGCAACAGGAATCGTCTCTGTCTTCATTGCCATTGAACCTGCCACCATAATAGTTGCACCGAATTCCCCGATGGCCTTTGCCCATGATAGAATAACAGCAGCAAGAATACCCCTTCTTGCAAGCGGCATGGTTACTGTAAGAAAGGCTTTAAACGGCGTAGCACCAAGGCTCCGTGCCACAGCCTCATAACGCACAGGTATCTCATCAATAGTCGTCTTAATAAGGCGTGTGGCAATCCCTGCGGTGGTAACAAACTGTGCCAGGATAATCCCGGAGACCTCAAAAACAAAGGTAGTGAAATGACCCTGTATATACTCCCCTCCCCTTGTATTGAAAAATATAAGTATCACCGCACCAAGGGATACAGGAGACATTACCATCGGAATCTCAAGAACAGCATCAATAATCCGCTTGCCCCTGAAGTCGTAACGTGACAATGCATACGCAGCAGGAAGGCCGATTATCACAGATAGTATTGAAACTACAGATGCGGCAAAAAGGCTCAGCCGGATGGAGAACAAGACTCTGGTTGACATGAGGGTGTCCAGAAAAACCTTTCCTTCAAAAAAACCGAACAGGGAAATAATCAGTATTGCATATAAGGCAAAGATGCTTATCGCACATCCTATAACAAGATTCCTAAAGTTCACTCAAAAATCCCTTCCGGCAGGGTTGGAAAACCCCGCCTATCCATATCTACTAGGATAGGCGGGACATTCCTGTCCCGCTGATCTTCATGGCCATTTGTGAACCCTCGGTTCATGGGAGTTCACCTGTAAATCCCTCTCCTCCGGCGGGGTAAGAAAACCCCGCCTATCCATTTTTATGAGGATAGGCGGGACATTCTTGTCCCGCTGATCTTCATCCCCCTTTGTGAGCCCTCGGATATTGACCGGTTCATCTGGCAAACCAGTCCTTTGGAATAATATATTCCCCGCCTACAGGCTTCTTTGCCCCAAGCCAGACATAAGCCTCATCAGGTGTCATAAAATAATTATATTTTTTGTACACCGCCTTCCCTTCAGGAGAGACAAGGAAATCAATAAACCTCTGTGCAAGTTCCCTGTTGTCAGTAAACTTTGATACAGCCGCAGGGATGTAACCTATACGGATTATTTCATTTGCTTTTAACGGCACTGTTTCAATCCGTTTTGGGTCCCAGTGTTCGAACACACTCCAGCCCAATACTGCATCCGCTGCTTTAAGGGAAATAACATTTGCAGTCTTCTCGCATGACTCAGCATAGTTGACTATATTCTTTCTGAGTATCGCCTTCTCCTCTGGTGTAAAGACCTTATCTACAATCTCCACAGCATATAAACCAACACACACGTTCTCAGGATTGGCAATCACCACCCTCAGGCCGGGTCGTGCAAGGTCTTTAAGCTGTTTGATGTTTTTAGGATTACCACGTTGGACATTAATGGCAGGTACCAGATAGACAACCTTCACCTCTGTCTCAGGATAGACAAGCCCTTCATGCTTTGCCTTCTCCATATAATCTGACGAACCTGGAAAATATACATCACCCTTTCTCGCCAGCTTCATCTGAGAGAGTATCATACCTGAGCCGCCTATATTAAGGTCAACCTTTATACCGGTCTTTTTCTCAAACAAAGATGCGGCCTCTTCAGTAGGAGGTTTACTTGCAGCACCAACATAAACAAGAAGGCGTTCCCTGACGGGTGTTTTTGCAGATACAATGGAGTGGGAGGGGATAAAAACATACAACAAAAAAATGAAAAATAAATAGACAACTGCTCTATCGTACTTACCCTTGAATATCATCCATATCTCCTTTCCAGATACTTGGGAGGCAGACCCGTTTCCAGGTCAACCCTATCGGCCTTATACCATAATCCACCGGAAACCGGTGAATGTCAGGTATTCAGGCTCGGAGAGCTTATCATTATCCTCCTGTGTTATTGTTGATTACGGTCACACATCCCCTGCGACGGCATACTGCATGAACCACAATTCTCAGC is drawn from Nitrospirota bacterium and contains these coding sequences:
- the modA gene encoding molybdate ABC transporter substrate-binding protein yields the protein MIFKGKYDRAVVYLFFIFLLYVFIPSHSIVSAKTPVRERLLVYVGAASKPPTEEAASLFEKKTGIKVDLNIGGSGMILSQMKLARKGDVYFPGSSDYMEKAKHEGLVYPETEVKVVYLVPAINVQRGNPKNIKQLKDLARPGLRVVIANPENVCVGLYAVEIVDKVFTPEEKAILRKNIVNYAESCEKTANVISLKAADAVLGWSVFEHWDPKRIETVPLKANEIIRIGYIPAAVSKFTDNRELAQRFIDFLVSPEGKAVYKKYNYFMTPDEAYVWLGAKKPVGGEYIIPKDWFAR
- a CDS encoding ABC transporter ATP-binding protein, with product MIELKELTIHVKDFMADAISLTVRPGEIHALIGPSGAGKTLILETIAGLYNPHSGNILIDKQDITEYPPEKRAFAYVPQDTSLFPHLSVEENILYGLKVVNKYITSELRNYIDRIIERLNIKHLTGRFPSRLSGGERQRVALARALAIQPKLILLDEPTSALDPSIREETCYLFKELHREFQFTALLVTHNFEEAFFLSDVFSILIDGRIKQTGKRKEVLYHPRDVSVARFLGVSNLFRGRIVEVKEDRVVIYWIDEKQTIIARRTFRDTWVKEGVDIFWGIRPEDVHIIKGEKKAKGQNLFHASLLAVYSGKNMHNLVTTLNIPSPLRGEGQGGGELRRYSDENAGSEVKISLRDTVLQRLQISSVDAIQICLIPEHIILLPYIST
- a CDS encoding PadR family transcriptional regulator, with the protein product MESMSTVNLIILGLLLDKPMSAYDMAQIVDSWIMRKLLKISAPTVYKNLKVLYKETYITAESVKDGEMPEKKIYSVTEAGRAYFLKLMEYYSGNLNDFYLDFNMFLVNLDKVDKQAGLLMLHNLEKQINQARAWIVQHEQDMKAAEVFFAGRMLAKQYRMVLSTLRDWIEEVIVEYSNTSDLGRHPFGVQMNSHEPRVHKGK
- a CDS encoding ABC transporter ATP-binding protein; the encoded protein is MSIQITSVTKEYKLGKTTVNALRGVSLKIEQGEFVALIGPSGSGKSTTLHILGALDRPTSGEVWIQDTPVTKLRDKQLARLRRVHIGFIFQSFNLIPVLSVFSNVEFPLLLMKTPKQERMERVMATLKSVGLEDRARHKTEELSGGQRQRVAIARALVTNPSIILSDEPTANLDSETGKAIIDLMQKLNEEQRVTLVFATHDASIVSRARRIVHILDGVILNGVNWVNGDGISGFF
- a CDS encoding ABC transporter permease, with the translated sequence MIFLQIAWNNLIRNRRRTVVTLIAIIVGIAMMVFTNGFNAGMASQWAGSLINESDGHLSIHYAGFYKFGISDREKVFIENPQPLIAELRRNSHVKSVMPRVALAGLIGQTS
- a CDS encoding ABC transporter permease; this encodes MNFRNLVIGCAISIFALYAILIISLFGFFEGKVFLDTLMSTRVLFSIRLSLFAASVVSILSVIIGLPAAYALSRYDFRGKRIIDAVLEIPMVMSPVSLGAVILIFFNTRGGEYIQGHFTTFVFEVSGIILAQFVTTAGIATRLIKTTIDEIPVRYEAVARSLGATPFKAFLTVTMPLARRGILAAVILSWAKAIGEFGATIMVAGSMAMKTETIPVAIFMRLASADISGTIVLIIILLAFGMGVLTLIRLLGIRAYES